In Fusarium musae strain F31 chromosome 7, whole genome shotgun sequence, a single window of DNA contains:
- a CDS encoding hypothetical protein (EggNog:ENOG41): MSFSFGSAHSQSSASTAKAGTWDKAVPTNPVQDRINNELCEYKTISIRPDYSSFSLEEHRLEDYKHGKGRNALQTVNPSVQSFFAPDSTLLVKTTLVDKGNMQLLQGSGVEIQVGTETPSSNGDKTKLFKTWCLPINLVSHYSPYLKETCSSNLQESNMRIRLPNYPPDVFGLFVEWMYYGSYESSSSVSIENADAKCWVLGDKLRSVDFQNYAMRRLHEQHTRPIFGRPMTCDDVQYVWTNTSPGSKLRNFCMHFIVEHFGSPAKLLGSSTDWDKLLQTHSEIRIMLLDTFRKSVFIPTRVESIDEYLEPNNLSSIFPSQEKSESIQLATGAKTAKAPIFNFGGKPSEKKNSPQQREPFQLASRTKNYEGAALKFGWKLGEITDNFPTPSIKALQPEQGSTSKLNANAVLGHANQCITSVGKSDNVDKSCEIKKEKEPAKGEVKNTKESGLGEAS, translated from the exons ATGAG CTTTTCGTTTGGCTCTGCTCATAGCCAAAGCA GCGCTAGTACCGCGAAAGCTGGTACATGGGACAAGGCAGTACCTACCAACCCCGTACAAGATCGCATAAACAATGAATTGTGTGAATACAAAACTATTTCGATCCGGCCGGATTATAGCAGCTTTAGCCTCGAGGAACACAGGCTCGAGGACTATAAACACGGGAAGGGCCGTAATGCTTTGCAAACTGTCAATCCGAGTGTCCAGAGCTTTTTCGCGCCCGATTCGACACTGTTAGTCAAGACAACATTAGTTGACAAAGGGAATATGCAATT ACTTCAGGGCAGCGGAGTGGAGATTCAAGTCGGAACAGAGACACCATCATCGAACGGGGATAAGACCAAGTTATTCAAGACATGGTGTCTTCCCATAAACTTGGTCTCGCATTACTCGCCTTACCTAAAGGAGACCTGCTCCTCGAATCTTCAGGAATCCAATATGCGAATTAGACTTCCTAACTATCCACCTGATGTATTTGGCCTTTTCGTGGAGTGGATGTACTATGGAAGTTATGAGTCCTCCTCGTCAGTATCGATTGAAAATGCTGATGCGAAATGTTGGGTTCTTGGCGACAAGCTTCGATCTGTCGATTTCCAGAACTACGCAATGCGTCGTCTTCATGAACAGCACACAAGACCAATCTTCGGACGACCGATGACCTGCGATGATGTGCAGTACGTATGGACTAACACTTCACCCGGCTCAAAGTTGAGAAACTTCTGTATGCACTTTATCGTGGAACACTTTGGCAGTCCAGCAAAATTGCTCGGCTCATCGACAGATTGGGATAAGCTCCTTCAAACCCATTCAGAAATTCGGATTATGTTATTGGATACGTTCAGGAAGAGCGTGTTTATACCGACCCGTGTGGAAAGTATCGATGAATACTTGGAGCCAAACAACTTGTCTTCCATCTTTCCTTCGCAGGAGAAGAGCGAGTCGATTCAATTGGCAACAGGTGCAAAGACGGCAAAAGCACCGATTTTCAACTTTGGTGGGAAGCCTAGTGAAAAG AAGAACAGTCCCCAGCAGAGAGAGCCTTTCCAGTTGGCTTCTAGGACAAAGAATTATGAAGGAGCTGCACTCAAATTTGGATGGAAACTTGGAGAAATT ACAGACAATTTTCCAACGCCTAGCATCAAAGCCTTGCAGCCAGAACAAGGGTCTACTTCAAAGCTCAATGCCAATGCCGTTCTGGGACATGCGAATCAATGCATTACAAGTGTTGGCAAGTCAGATAACGTTGACAAGTCTTGTGAAAttaagaaggagaaagagccTGCTAAAGGAGAAGTTAAGAATACAAAGGAATCGGGACTGGGCGAGGCTAGCTGA
- a CDS encoding hypothetical protein (EggNog:ENOG41): MIDSDDSSVEDIEVRKAFACPYFRRDPVRHIECLSRKLYRIQDVKQHLYRRHYMTRDKSPDASDNSRGVNTRTQSILKLRLDRRLSPERQWHKIWETLFNLKLPREGPYLGDSKEEIVGSMIAVCKQGSSRVVPGILRSLGLSNEKRKSVQQLMEQLLSGFEALSDERSNAMEMEETEETEKASICGGVDSIPQTPKDMEFEFDFNIPLDRSPSPEMLNSYPSKDRTQIQESSSVTPTELPDYTTLKTNKEDILVGYQSTKHVNQNVQVKNSWPPNTAVCTPKTFESSEMACATSNIESAGKSLNCLTHVLEDMEESDPYEYVDAWECHYCGFEYIFRPRGGSSDRLCFNYPCLGRLPSYYDSVYKARVIRGG; the protein is encoded by the coding sequence ATGATTGACAGTGACGATTCCAGTGTGGAGGATATTGAAGTAAGAAAGGCTTTTGCTTGCCCTTATTTCCGCCGCGATCCGGTTCGCCACATCGAATGCTTGAGCCGCAAGCTCTACCGCATACAAGACGTCAAGCAGCATCTATATCGGCGCCATTACATGACGCGAGACAAGTCTCCAGACGCTTCGGATAACTCAAGAGGTGTGAATACAAGAACACAGAGCATTTTGAAACTTCGCTTAGATAGAAGACTATCGCCAGAGAGGCAATGGCACAAGATCTGGGAGACTCTTTTTAATCTGAAATTGCCAAGAGAAGGGCCTTATCTCGGTGACTCTAAGGAAGAGATTGTTGGAAGTATGATTGCGGTATGTAAGCAGGGAAGCAGTCGAGTTGTCCCGGGGATATTGAGAAGCCTAGGCCTTTCCAATGAGAAAAGGAAATCTGTTCAACAGTTGATGGAACAGCTTCTTAGCGGCTTTGAAGCATTATCAGATGAGCGATCAAACgccatggagatggaggagacgGAGGAGACAGAGAAAGCTTCGATATGCGGTGGCGTTGATTCGATACCGCAGACACCCAAGGATATggagtttgagtttgactTTAACATACCATTGGATCGATCACCCTCGCCAGAGATGCTGAATTCTTACCCTAGCAAAGACAGGACGCAGATACAGGAATCCAGCTCGGTGACACCGACCGAGTTGCCAGACTATACCACTCTCAAGACAAACAAGGAGGACATCTTAGTGGGATATCAGTCTACAAAACACGTCAACCAAAACGTCCAGGTGAAGAATTCTTGGCCACCAAATACTGCAGTTTGCACACCCAAGACATTTGAAAGCTCGGAGATGGCTTGTGCTACGAGTAACATCGAGTCGGCCGGGAAGTCACTAAATTGCTTGACTCATGTCCTCGAGGATATGGAGGAATCCGACCCATATGAGTATGTCGATGCATGGGAATGCCATTACTGCGGATTTGAATACATCTTCAGACCTAGAGGAGGGAGCAGCGACAGGTTGTGCTTTAACTACCCATGCTTAGGGCGGCTTCCCAGCTACTACGATTCAGTGTACAAGGCACGGGTCATCAGAGGAGGTTGA
- a CDS encoding hypothetical protein (EggNog:ENOG41), giving the protein MSTISITPSGLEVHQKYDAGLSLHNSTCYSIAPKQKKLSMKLHMIIQHLCVLSLLVDFYKSEGKNKNKNQQLATKVQEEDLPLPSTGEISAATRHYNAGANSALNVVLLFPGKHRHCQWWIFYCPTQEPFGSEAPSIGDKRAGSPGSGNQSGRKKKGSGRENNARGNGKGGKGNGENPGKKKRGFGPDQPFTKKLACLFFKLDPRKYQCCAGYKITEWDRLLQHLKRQHLIEGEHCPKCREDFCGEDAETEKNEHIRQDTCIKETALETGLLLEPEYEALNGLHGSHEEKWYEAWKKLFGEQTAPYSPYFETVNCMLEVQQSTMERELPTILESFRCGTLARSEAIGDILRLLRNPITTTNQQVHEEPQAVLAPWTPAQILVPDTPPIQDPETWPYTGNLPGPPYMPGMETGHIEDVLHGMLWPQPLEEPRVSFDEEEIFRQLTHYPDDGPYFGELGNSGHT; this is encoded by the coding sequence ATGAGCACCATTAGCATTACACCAAGTGGGCTCGAGGTCCACCAAAAATACGATGCTGGTCTCTCGCTTCACAATTCGACTTGCTATTCAATTGCACCGAAACAAAAAAAGCTGTCAATGAAGCTACACATGATTATCCAGCATCTCTGTGTTCTGAGTCTCCTTGTCGATTTCTATAAGTCAGAGGGGAAAAACAAGAATAAAAACCAACAGTTGGCTACCAaggttcaagaagaagatttaCCCTTACCGTCCACGGGCGAAATTAGTGCGGCTACTCGACACTATAACGCTGGAGCCAATAGCGCCCTCAATGTCGTGCTACTATTCCCGGGGAAGCACAGACACTGTCAGTGGTGGATTTTCTACTGTCCAACACAGGAACCGTTTGGATCAGAAGCGCCGAGCATCGGCGATAAGCGGGCCGGCTCGCCAGGCTCTGGCAATCAATCTGGCCGGAAGAAAAAGGGATCTGGCCGGGAAAACAATGCCCGGGGCAATGGCAAAGGCGGCAAGGGAAATGGAGAAAACCCcggcaaaaagaaaagaggattTGGCCCCGACCAGCCTTTtaccaagaagcttgcttgtctgttcttcaagcttgatcCGCGAAAATACCAATGCTGCGCTGGATACAAAATAACCGAATGGGATCGTCTTTTGCAACACCTCAAACGGCAGCACCTCATCGAAGGAGAGCATTGCCCCAAATGCCGCGAAGACTTCTGTGGCGAGGACGCTGAGACCGAAAAGAACGAGCACATCCGCCAAGATACTTGTATCAAAGAAACCGCTCTGGAAACCGGGCTACTTCTTGAACCTGAGTATGAAGCCCTTAACGGGTTGCATGGTTCTCATGAAGAAAAATGGTACGAAGcatggaagaagctgtttgGAGAACAGACAGCTCCCTATTCGCCCTATTTCGAAACTGTGAACTGTATGCTGGAAGTGCAACAGAGTACTATGGAGAGAGAGCTGCCAACTATTTTAGAGTCGTTCCGTTGCGGTACATTAGCTAGATCGGAAGCTATTGGCGATATACTAAGGCTGTTACGAAACCCGATTACTACCACCAATCAACAGGTACATGAAGAACCCCAAGCTGTGTTGGCGCCTTGGACGCCCGCACAAATTTTGGTCCCAGATACCCCACCTATTCAGGATCCAGAGACCTGGCCATATACTGGAAATTTACCAGGTCCACCATACATGCCAGGCATGGAAACGGGACATATTGAAGACGTATTGCATGGAATGCTTTGGCCTCAGCCCTTGGAAGAACCTCGAGTATCatttgatgaggaggaaatTTTTCGTCAGTTGACGCATTACCCAGATGACGGACCTTATTTTGGAGAGCTTGGCAACAGTGGACATACTTAA
- a CDS encoding hypothetical protein (EggNog:ENOG41): MIENVDWFEVINNLEEDVFDGDDWLSELLREEPKDGVNVDVEPVEGVSITESAVAQELTLDPSLLTLSTYTNYPRSYTQTFEPHDLPMDHVFPNLTLQQSVSTEDEIRFTPSTNSILTPSGSSAHSQSPPRAAKTQKRKPRSDRKPDRSDVLTTDLAPKTEYKHDQGGNLQGVFTVSGLSTKVRGPFSEEDRKATANARKRGVCEKCRGMKVRMLKTDDSETSMHQSQSSRASVAPAWYVHLSVIEQANILGSTRDNKLYEWLSIKDIMNAKLNIDLDRHTIKLTQGFDCEVEVTVSKFQPLPGDKTSYPWRDSAGNQRMLELPHYYIADMDSHQRVIDEYNQKSYKVYIQRLLKGKSPLMIWTLQEAIRFSEQHNSSLVKDSLRLWAGSRLTELPWMICGEHTLGQIPVQDLECPRSGTIPIPPIMDTQMDHLVIKNIMTPLRQKILAGLQAKMMENKRENWYEIYLTTFVLLSNMERQFAQVLYIIDWYGMESRFGTRGNSSVSESFIHSCKTLLAFFHFAGGSHKPLALDWKSSKAPLGIMTQQQTEYLDKTQKQINREGENLTGLKTESIYEKDMYWCHQLLLGDCKVDEQNDREIDELKEEDYIFH, from the exons ATGATTGAGAACG tgGACTGGTTTGAAGTGATTAACAATCTGGAGGAGGACGTGTTTGATGGTGACGACTGGCTCTCGGAGCTTTTGCGAGAGGAGCCGAAGGATGGTGTCAACGTCGACGTGGAACCTGTTGAAGGTGTTTCGATCACCGAATCTGCCGTGGCTCAAGAGTTGACTTTGGATCCGTCACTGTTGACTCTTTCGACTTACACGAACTATCCCCGCAGTTACACTCAAACTTTTGAGCCCCATGATCTTCCGATGGATCATGTGTTTCCGAATTTGACCCTGCAACAAAGTGTCTCTACAGAGGATGAGATACGATTTACGCCGAGCACCAACTCGATCCTCACTCCTTCTGGGTCGAGTGCGCATTCTCAGAGTCCCCCAAGGGCAGCGAAAACTCAGAAACGCAAACCTCGATCAGACCGTAAACCAGATCGATCAGATGTTTTGACTACAGATCTT GCCCCCAAAACAGAGTACAAACATGATCAGGGCGGTAACCTTCAGGGCGTATTCACTGTGTCCGGACTGAGTACTAAGGTTAGAGGTCCATTCTCTGAAGAAGATCGAAAGGCTACTGCGAATGCAAGAAAGAGAGGCGTTTGCGAAAAGTGTCGCGGCATGAAAGTGCGA ATGCTCAAGACTGACGATTCTGAAACGTCCATGCATCAGAGTCAATCTTCACGAGCTTCCGTTGCACCGGCTTGGTATGTTCATCTATCAGTGATTGAACAAGCTAACATTTTAGGCTCTACACGCGACAACAAACTCTACGAGTGGCTATCCATCAAGGATATCATGAACGCAAAGCTGAACATTGACCTCGATCGACATACTATCAAGCTGACTCAAGGATTCGACTGCGAGGTTGAAGTCACTGTATCCAAGTTTCAACCCCTACCTGGCGACAAGACTTCGTATCCATGGAGAGACTCTGCAGGGAACCAAAGAATGCTTGAATTGCCGCACTACTACATCGCCGACATGGACAGTCATCAGAGGGTCATTGATGAGTACAACCAAAAGTCATACAAAGTGTACATTCAGAGACTTCTCAAGGGGAAGAGTCCCTTGATGATTTGGACGCTCCAAGAGGCTATACGCTTCTCGGAACAACACAACAGCTCCCTTGTCAAAGACAGTCTGCGGCTTTGGGCTGGAAGTCGACTCACTGAGCTCCCATGGATGATTTGTGGCGAACATACCCTTGGTCAGATCCCAGTTCAGGATCTTGAATGCCCCCGCAGTGGTACCATACCGATTCCTCCAATCATGGACACGCAGATGGACCACCTTGTCATCAAAAACATCATGACTCCCCTCCGTCAGAAGATCCTCGCTGGCCTGCAGgcaaagatgatggagaacaAACGTGAGAATTGGTACGAGATATATCTCACAACCTTCgtgctcctcagcaacatgGAGCGACAATTTGCCCAGGTTCTGTACATCATCGACTGGTATGGAATGGAGAGTCGCTTCGGCACAAGAGGAAACTCTTCCGTCAGCGAGTCCTTTATCCATTCGTGCAAAACTCTACTGGCGTTCTTTCACTTTGCTGGCGGAAGTCATAAGCCACTTGCGCTGGACTGGAAGAGTTCAAAAGCGCCTCTTGGGATTATGACGCAGCAGCAGACTGAGTATTTGGATAAGACTCAGAAACAAATTAATCGGGAAGGTGAGAACTTGACTGGATTGAAGACTGAGTCGATTTATGAGAAGGATATGTATTGGTGTCATCAGCTGTTACTGGGGGATTGCAAGGTTGACGAGCAGAATGATAGGGAGATTGATGAACTTAAGGAGGAGGACTACATTTTTCACTGA
- a CDS encoding hypothetical protein (EggNog:ENOG41), which yields MFTWANLRQMVPFLSQSRTLPDLLTVDAKALASGLTNGHFTSVDLVEKSLEMIQKHDQYLHAMLSMVPKDQLRQRAEALDKERKDGKVRGRLHGIPIVIKDNIATVPELGMETTCGSWALHGMTPTSNADLVDKLIQAGLIIIGKANLSEWAYYRSNDLPSGWSGKGGQCQSAYVRGGIDPDDSNNGHSNPSGSSTGSAVAVSAGYAPLSIGTETDGSLVSPASRAALYTIKPSIGRVSQSGIIPISHTMDSAGPMAKTPSDLAALLDVISGTDEFATLGGSWDELSVATIDFKKWWPGEDYLKPVESATKQMHAEIQAAYDKMEELAKKYVGDAPLPPPSESFMLDGKDSEGVIMKVADFKHDLNKFLESAQNTKIHSLADLIEFNKAHPDLEMPPGYDDQGLLIDAEEADLSPEDYEKNLSHLRKVARDDGLDHIFKEYGVDVIVGSSDTAIKAYASGSGYPVGNVPLGYLNFNGRPFGLAVLAAKNQEANILKFMNAWEGTFGPRKAPPLLQ from the exons ATGTTCACCTGGGCAAATCTCCGTCAAATGGTGCCCTTTCTTTCGCAGAGTCGCACTCTGCCCGATCTCCTCACTGTTGACGCCAAAGCCCTCGCCTCCGGATTGACGAATGGGCACTTCACCAGTGTTGATCTGGTAGAGAAGAGCCTTGAGATGATCCAGAAGCATGATCAGTACCTTCATGCAATGTTGAGTATGGTGCCTAAAGATCAGCTGCGACAGAGAGCGGAGGCGCTTGATAAGGAGCGAAAGGATGGCAAGGTCCGGGGACGTTTGCATGGGATCCCCATTGTAATCAAG GACAACATCGCAACGGTTCCTGAGCTCGGAATGGAGACGACTTGCGGTTCGTGGGCGCTGCATGGCATGACTCCAACCTCGAATGCCGATCTCGTCGACAAGCTCATCCAAGCtgggctcatcatcatcggcaaAGCGAATCTGAGT GAATGGGCATACTACCG AAGCAACGACCTCCCAAGCGGTTGGTCCGGCAAAGGCGGCCAGTGCCAATCCGCCTACGTTCGCGGCGGCATCGATCCTGATGACAGCAATAACGGCCACAGC AACCCGTCCGGCTCTTCTACCGGCTCAGCAGTCGCCGTCTCAGCAGGCTACGCCCCCCTGTCTATCGGTACCGAAACAGACGGGTCCCTTGTATCGCCCGCGTCCCGCGCAGCTTTGTACACTATCAAACCGTCAATCGGACGAGTATCTCAATCTGGGATCATCCCAATCAGCCATACCATGGACTCGGCTGGACCCATGGCCAAGACACCATCCGACCTCGCCGCTTTGCTGGATGTCATCTCTGGTACTGATGAGTTTGCGACTCTGGGAGGATCCTGGGATGAGTTGTCGGTCGCGACGATCGACTTCAAGAAGTGGTGGCCGGGGGAGGATTACCTCAAGCCTGTTGAGAGTGCGACAAAGCAGATG CACGCCGAGATCCAAGCTGCGTACGACAAGATGGAGGAGCTAGCCAAGAAGTATGTCGGCGACgcacctcttcctcctccctctGAGTCTTTCATGCTTGACGGGAAGGACAGCGAGGGTGTCATCATGA AAGTGGCCGATTTCAAGCACGACCTCAACAAATTTCTTGAGTCGGcgcaaaacaccaagatcCATTCCCTAGCGGACCTCATCGAGTTCAACAAGGCCCATCCCGATCTCGAAATGCCTCCTG GCTATGATGACCAAGGACTCTTGATTGACGCCGAAGAAGCGGATCTCTCCCCCGAAGACTATGAAAAGAACCTCTCTCACCTGCGAAAGGTTGCGCGCGACGATGGCTTGGATCACATCTTCAAGGAATACGGTGTCGATGTCATTGTTGGATCAAGCGACACTGCTATCAAGGCGTATGCGAGTGGAAGCG GATACCCCGTCGGAAATGTTCCTCTCGGATACCTAAACTTCAACGGTCGCCCTTTTGGACTCGCTGTCCTCGCGGCCAAGAACCAGGAAGCcaacatcctcaagttcATGAATGCATGGGAGGGTACTTTCGGTCCGAGAAAGGCTCCGCCGCTGCTTCAGTGA
- a CDS encoding hypothetical protein (EggNog:ENOG41) has translation MAEVISELNPNEGPDELNSLPSKSATLQFFDASDPKWATEKPFYSNIPFTQTKIANTNVINTSARVQISDIRGHESDFTLDKNGFQLVEWKHQFSNVGPSFQEEGYPAVVKFMKDVLGSHVKVCVFDHIVRQSQPRGSAPEDEKGYIGRPSKVAHNDQTYEGTIAKIKHDFGTQAPSILSQRFRIINVWKPLKPVRQYPLTLCDYRTCDEKDGHRSDLVYPHVVSENILFSYSPDQKWYYVSDQSDEEVWLIKTMDSLARSEDVAMYTPHTSFFDEDPAVAEEIRESIELRVYVIG, from the exons ATGGCTGAAGTAATTTCAGAGCTCAACCCAAACGAAGGGCCGGATGAGTTGAACTCACTGCCATCCAAATCAGCGACCCTCCAATTCTTCGACGCCTCAGATCCAAAGTGGGCAACTGAGAAGCCGTTTTATTCCAACATACCTTTCACACAGACCAAGATTGCCAACACAAATGTCATCAACACAAGTGCACGCGTTCAGATCTCTGACATTAGAGGCCATGAATCCGACTTCACACTCGACAAAAACGGTTTCCAGTTGGTTGAGTGGAAGCACCAATTCTCAAATGTCGGTCCCTCgtttcaagaagaaggatatccTGCTGTGGTCAAGTTCATGAAGGATGTTCTGGGGAGTCATGTCAAGGTTTGCGTGTTTGATCATATT GTCCGTCAGAGTCAACCGCGAGGCTCTGCACCTGAGGATGAGAAAGGTTACATCGGCAGACCCAGCAAGGTCGCTCACAATG ACCAAACCTATGAAGGAACaatcgccaagatcaagcacgACTTCGGCACCCAAGCCCCATCAATTCTCTCACAACGCTTCAGGATAATCAA TGTCTGGAAACCCCTCAAGCCCGTCCGTCAATATCCCCTCACACTCTGTGATTACCGCACAtgtgatgagaaggatggccATCGAAGTGATTTGGTCTACCCCCACGTTGTGAGTGAGAACATCCTTTTCTCTTACTCACCAGATCAGAAATGGTACTACGTTAGTGACCAATCTGATGAGGAGGTTTGGCTAATCAAGACGATGGATTCTTTGGCGAGGAGTGAGGATGTTGCCATGT ATACGCCGCATACTTCATTCTTCGATGAGGACCCTGCTGTTGCGGAGGAGATACGGGAGAGCATCGAGCTTAGAGTGTATGTGATTGGATAG
- a CDS encoding hypothetical protein (EggNog:ENOG41), giving the protein MEVTGQPPPRELGLDQVFPDPTNVEETEKKVVDIVAIHGLDTRSPTTWIAWKIDGDRNSGDVHWLKDEEMLPKFLPNCRMLTYDWNANIDKDAETESLLGHADKLLLKLSIEISKQKKRRPILFVASCFGGLLLAKVSIDHDREGNGSDNRKALLLASEPFGEYQDIYSLTIGAIFLGTPFQGTHEGFCTAADLRVSVAMASGAATTKELLAYLESEPNERNELDQLVERFSIMINHDDFKIPIRCFYETQPTDFTKIIKDLPSSFVKRLGGMEQGILVPKSSASLRGHAAHSLSTRHSMLSKFSGPKQDAFETVYFIMSKLVDNGLAKRQGQTLQRDQMGWSIARWMKQCRLNKSDGEIDALVWKARKLGGLADSQEQHPGSIMNDFSPTTRLKVQRGLQGLNFALGIIGTAATHAEALLKSDTDIFNTDVSINLVHDIEIKVNDICDNFEDEILLNPKVNLDKALRDDVAAAVEAKQSISLRQSILDPIGDSDVEELTENSIQFSAADLSKPVRDRFTFGAIAGKRVLVESFSYKPLDNSTEPSPQTLYMVKRMVSRLSNSRRTSRYVLPCVGYVENRYTKQIGIVFEVGESVESTQRPAPLTALYSKEARSPLGFRIRLAYSLAVALDGLHRVGWVHKEFKSPNLIFLADKPYTISPDIKTASAVRPYAGAPYLFGFEWSRPEDAETDMTSDFSKKSNAYRHPDRWGRPRVKFSKAHDIYSLGVVLLELVFWKNIIETKVMTTADGRDDPDEIKGQMLKFLRKDAPHMVGQAFAGVIETCLTFEEATRGYDELAAHQEFRAKVLDVLRRLADTKI; this is encoded by the exons ATGGAAGTAACGGGACAGCCTCCACCACGAGAGCTCGGCCTTGATCAAGTCTTTCCAGATCCAACAAATGTTGAAGAAACGGAAAAGAAAGTCGTGGA TATTGTTGCTATCCACGGCCTGGATACACGATCCCCTACAACCTGGATAGCCTGGAAGATAGATGGAGATCGCAACTCAGGAGATGTCCATTGGTTAAAGGACGAAGAAATGTTGCCCAAATTCCTACCGAATTGTCGTATGTTGACATATGACTGGAACGCAAACATCGACAAGGATGCCGAAACCGAGAGTCTGCTTGGGCATGCTGACAAGTTactgctcaagctcagcaTAGAAATCTCCAAG CAAAAGAAACGTCGGCCAATACTATTCGTCGCCTCTTGTTTTGGAGGACTGCTACTAGCCAAGGTGAGCATAGATCATGACCGGGAAGGAAATGGTTCTGACAACAGAAAGGCCTTGCTCCTAGCTTCCGAGCCATTTGGAGAGTACCAGGATATTTACAGTCTCACCATTGGTGCAATCTTCCTTGGAACTCCTTTTCAAGGAACCCATGAAGGCTTTTGTACAGCCGCTGACCTACGTGTTTCTGTGGCGATGGCATCAGGCGCCGCGACTACCAAGGAGCTACTGGCCTATCTTGAAAGCGAGCCGAATGAACGTAATGAACTTGATCAACTTGTGGAGAGGTTCTCCATCATGATCAATCACGACGACTTCAAGATCCCAATAAGATGTTTCTACGAAACTCAACCCACAGACTttaccaagatcatcaaggattTGCCTAGCAGTTTTGTCAAACGCCTCGGTGGTATGGAGCAGGGAATT CTGGTCCCCAAGAGTTCAGCCTCTTTACGGGGTCATGCAGCACACTCACTCAGTACTCGACACTCCATGCTGAGCAAGTTTTCAGGGCCTAAGCAAGACGCCTTTGAAACTGTCTATTTCATCATGTCGAAGCTCGTAGATAATGGATTAGCCAAACGTCAGGGTCAAA CCTTGCAGCGTGACCAAATGGGTTGGAGTATCGCTAGATGGATGAAGCAGTGCAGACTGAATAAGTCCGACGGCGAGATTGATGCTCTTGTCTGGAAGGCTAGGAAACTAGGGGGCCTTGCTGATTCGCAAGAGCAACATCCTGGGTCCATTATGAATGACTTTTCTCCAACCACGCGACTGAAGGTTCAGCGAGGTCTTCAAGGTCTCAACTTCGCCCTGGGTATTATAGGAACAGCAGCTACGCATGCAGAAGCCCTTCTCAAAAGCGATACTGACATATTCAACACCGATGTCAGCATCAACCTTGTCCACGATATCGAGATAAAGGTTAACGATATTTGCGACAATTTCGAGGATGAAATTCTGCTAAATCCGAAGGTGAACCTTGATAAGGCCCTACGTGATGATGTTGCAGCTGCTGTTGAAGCGAAACAATCCATCAGCTTAAGGCAGTCCATTTTGGACCCAATCGGAGATTCCgatgttgaggagctcaCCGAGAACAGCATTCAATTTTCCGCGGCTGATCTTTCCAAGCCGGTCCGAGACCGGTTTACATTCGGGGCCATTGCTGGAAAAAGGGTGCTTGTCGAGAGCTTCAGTTACAAGCCGCTGGACAATTCAACTGAACCAAGCCCACAGACATTATATATGGTAAAGAGGATGGTGTCGCGGCTGTCAAATTCAAGGAGAACAAGTCGATATGTTCTTCCATGTGTCGGATATGTCGAAAACAGATATACAAAACAAATTGGCATCGTGTTTGAGGTTGGCGAGAGTGTAGAGTCTACGCAGCGTCCAGCTCCACTGACGGCGCTCTACAGCAAAGAGGCTAGAAGTCCTCTTGGCTTCCGCATTCGACTTGCTTATTCTTTGGCAGTGGCTTTAGATGGACTACACCGTGTCGGATGGGTGCACAAAGAGTTTAAAAGCCCAAATCTTATCTTCCTAGCCGACAAGCCATATACCATCAGCCCTGATATCAAGACCGCCAGCGCTGTTCGTCCATACGCAGGCGCTCCGTATCTGTTTGGCTTTGAGTGGTCTCGTCCAGAGGATGCTGAGACGGACATGACCTCGGACTTTTCCAAAAAGAGCAATGCCTATCGTCACCCGGATCGCTGGGGTAGACCCCGAGTTAAGTTTTCCAAAGCTCATGATATTTACTCCCTG GGCGTAGTCCTTCTCGAACTTGTTTTTTGGAAGAATATTATCGAGACCAAGGTGATGACAACAGCTGATGGCCGGGATGATCCGGACGAGATCAAAGGTCAAATGCTGAAGTTTTTGAGAAAGGACGCTCCTCATATGGTTGGGCAAGCTTTCGCCGGCGTTATTGAGACATGCTTGACCTTTGAAGAGGCTACTCGGGGCTACGATGAGCTGGCCGCACATCAAGAATTCAGGGCAAAAGTACTGGATGTGTTACGACGACTGGCAGACACTAAGATTTAG